A part of Bacteroidota bacterium genomic DNA contains:
- the fabG gene encoding 3-oxoacyl-ACP reductase FabG codes for MKYALVTGGSRGIGRAVSLKLATQGYTILVNYQSNEAAANETVSLIEQAGGKAELLRFNVADKNEIERILGGWIDTNKDKVIEVLVNNAGIRKDNLMMMMPAEDWHSVLQINLDSFYYITKLILSGMMYQRYGRIVNIVSLSGIKGLPGQVNYAASKAGVIAASKSLAQEVGRKGITVNCVAPGFIKTEMTEGIEEKQFRTIIPVQRFGEAEEVADTVLFLASKGASYITGEVINVNGGLYT; via the coding sequence ATGAAATACGCTTTAGTCACCGGAGGCTCCCGAGGAATCGGCAGAGCAGTCAGCCTGAAATTAGCCACACAGGGCTATACCATTTTGGTCAACTACCAGAGCAATGAAGCCGCAGCCAATGAAACCGTTTCTCTCATCGAGCAAGCTGGCGGAAAGGCGGAACTCCTGCGATTCAACGTAGCCGACAAAAACGAGATAGAAAGAATCCTGGGCGGATGGATTGATACGAACAAAGACAAAGTCATCGAAGTACTCGTCAACAATGCCGGCATCCGCAAAGACAACCTGATGATGATGATGCCTGCGGAAGATTGGCACTCGGTTCTTCAAATCAACCTCGACTCTTTTTACTACATCACGAAACTAATTCTATCCGGAATGATGTATCAACGATATGGACGCATTGTCAATATCGTTTCACTTTCCGGCATCAAAGGATTGCCGGGCCAAGTCAATTATGCCGCTTCTAAAGCCGGTGTCATTGCCGCTTCAAAATCATTAGCACAAGAAGTTGGACGAAAGGGGATTACCGTCAACTGTGTGGCTCCCGGCTTTATCAAAACCGAAATGACCGAAGGCATTGAAGAAAAGCAATTCCGCACCATCATCCCGGTTCAACGATTTGGCGAAGCAGAAGAAGTAGCCGACACAGTTCTCTTTCTCGCTTCCAAAGGCGCTTCCTACATCACTGGCGAAGTCATCAACGTGAATGGCGGCCTTTATACCTAA
- a CDS encoding transposase → MKVVYTKPNTHPTIAAVDADIKGYKVHPNTEMPKKSKKNPLTKTDKQRNQRISSSRVVIENIIRNLKIFRILKYDQRGRFKSQIAALTY, encoded by the coding sequence ATGAAAGTTGTATACACAAAGCCAAACACCCATCCCACCATTGCCGCAGTAGATGCGGATATCAAGGGTTACAAGGTACATCCCAATACCGAAATGCCAAAGAAAAGCAAGAAAAACCCGCTCACCAAAACAGATAAACAACGAAACCAACGGATATCTTCCAGCAGGGTTGTTATTGAGAATATCATCCGAAACCTTAAAATATTCAGAATACTGAAATATGACCAAAGAGGGAGGTTCAAGTCACAAATCGCCGCGTTGACCTACTAA
- a CDS encoding T9SS type A sorting domain-containing protein, producing MNAGPNYPTGTAFQWKLDSVRTNISTANNHNLYSGLAPGYHKVCLFIYTYTGSGNFNLCDSLCQYVNVTNTNPCANLSAGWTFVIQPNNSVKFSPVVNPVAAVHGWNFGDGTTSGDLAPVHGYAAAGLYRVCHYVYLPGTNCKDSSCAMIQVNAPTPCIGFGVTIQDIPDNNGSTGHYLKANVTGPNATGVTYIWSDNASTQSIHVQAGGQYCVTVSSANNCSASVCINITINPNPCGNLDAAWTQTYTSTGCLSFKPITTATNLKHLWTFGDGTSSTNFDPVHCYAASGLFNVCHIVSIPGANCADTVCRSIQANGNSTCHADYTYQSAGSGSASIYFIDASASNDSIVSWSWNFGDGSPVINQQNAGHQFPATNTTYYVCHTIKTLHGCTNTKCDSVKVGVPNTNNCHASFLWESLNCLNVRFKNTSTGTFNQVKWTFGDGTTDTTLNPVHTFTNSGVYTVLLEISGPYCQQSIYMTITPPTCANNDTICGVVFEDLNNNGVLDNGEHGLMGVSVYVDNAALTTDSSGRYHVILPPGPHNIKAVTPTGCISTMPLATNNGGSTANYYGYHVNGTGGTYCGYNFGINCNIVHICGIVFFDANNNGVKDAGEAGMAHIRVTLKNSNGREWFTFTNQNGEYCITLPADNYSIKIISPDPNTTITPASINLDATVAGQNYGYNDFAVYRTPGVCDLKVELIAHSCISPGFPTYYSVQVSNTGTQPAGGQVHLFYDPAVSLDYTAPVAASHNSSTRTITWNLPNINPGQFTNLWATFKAITPLQIGQFVFTLADVNPNCSDINFVNNIDTVQQLVRTSWDPNNKLVNPIGKGPQGLINNGETLTYTINFQNTGNTPTVNVILRDLFTNELDISSMEMLASSHPFTFQMEGNEGVWKFSGIMLPDSGTNQTASHGFVMFSMKAKAALPEGTEIFNHADIYFDYNESVITESTLNTIDYKTSVEELAANNVNITLMPNPFREFTTIKIEGADAPYEIKVYDLLGNLVNRQIAEQNIFTIRRGTLVSGVYLYEVVKQNQVIGKGKMIAAE from the coding sequence GTGAACGCTGGCCCCAACTATCCCACGGGAACAGCCTTTCAATGGAAATTGGATAGCGTTAGAACAAATATATCCACCGCCAACAACCATAATCTGTATTCAGGATTAGCACCCGGCTATCACAAAGTTTGCCTCTTTATATATACCTATACTGGCTCCGGCAATTTTAACCTCTGTGATTCTCTATGTCAATATGTAAATGTAACCAACACAAATCCTTGTGCGAATCTGTCTGCCGGTTGGACTTTTGTTATCCAGCCAAATAATTCGGTCAAATTTTCACCGGTTGTTAATCCGGTTGCTGCGGTTCATGGCTGGAATTTTGGAGATGGAACAACCTCTGGAGACCTTGCTCCCGTTCATGGCTATGCGGCTGCGGGCTTATATCGTGTCTGCCATTATGTTTATTTACCTGGAACAAATTGCAAAGACTCTTCTTGTGCTATGATTCAAGTCAATGCGCCAACGCCTTGCATCGGCTTTGGTGTTACGATTCAGGATATACCGGATAACAACGGAAGTACCGGCCACTACTTAAAGGCGAATGTCACCGGGCCGAATGCCACCGGGGTCACATATATTTGGTCTGATAACGCCTCCACTCAATCTATACATGTTCAAGCCGGCGGCCAATATTGCGTCACGGTGAGCAGCGCAAACAATTGTTCTGCAAGTGTATGTATTAACATCACAATCAACCCAAACCCCTGTGGAAACTTAGATGCTGCATGGACTCAAACTTACACCAGTACCGGATGCCTTAGTTTCAAACCAATTACTACCGCGACTAATCTTAAACATCTCTGGACTTTTGGTGACGGTACCAGTTCCACAAACTTTGACCCGGTTCATTGTTATGCCGCCAGTGGTTTGTTTAATGTTTGCCACATAGTTTCTATACCGGGAGCCAATTGTGCAGATACCGTATGTCGTTCCATCCAAGCAAACGGTAACTCAACCTGCCATGCCGATTATACCTATCAAAGCGCCGGCAGCGGAAGCGCTTCAATCTATTTCATAGATGCATCCGCGAGCAACGACTCTATTGTTTCATGGAGTTGGAATTTCGGCGATGGAAGCCCGGTGATTAATCAACAAAACGCCGGACATCAATTCCCCGCTACTAATACCACTTATTATGTTTGTCACACCATCAAAACACTTCATGGATGCACTAATACAAAGTGTGACTCTGTGAAAGTGGGTGTCCCGAATACAAACAATTGCCACGCTTCATTTTTATGGGAATCGCTTAATTGTCTCAACGTCCGGTTCAAGAATACATCTACCGGTACTTTCAATCAGGTCAAGTGGACTTTTGGTGACGGAACTACAGATACGACGCTTAATCCGGTTCACACTTTCACCAATTCTGGAGTCTATACAGTGCTACTTGAAATATCAGGACCTTACTGCCAGCAGAGTATTTATATGACTATCACGCCGCCCACTTGTGCTAACAATGACACTATCTGCGGAGTGGTGTTCGAAGATTTGAACAACAACGGGGTTTTGGATAACGGAGAACATGGTTTGATGGGCGTTTCAGTTTATGTGGACAATGCAGCCTTGACCACAGATTCTTCCGGTCGTTATCATGTCATTCTACCTCCCGGACCTCATAATATTAAAGCAGTTACCCCCACCGGTTGCATTTCCACCATGCCATTGGCTACTAATAATGGAGGCTCTACTGCCAACTACTATGGCTACCATGTAAACGGTACCGGTGGCACTTATTGCGGCTATAACTTTGGAATCAATTGTAACATCGTTCATATCTGCGGCATCGTATTTTTTGACGCAAATAATAACGGAGTAAAAGATGCAGGCGAAGCCGGTATGGCACACATCCGGGTGACACTTAAAAACAGCAACGGCAGAGAGTGGTTCACGTTCACCAATCAGAACGGAGAGTATTGCATCACCCTACCGGCTGATAACTATTCCATCAAAATTATTTCTCCTGACCCAAATACGACCATCACTCCGGCATCTATCAATCTTGATGCTACCGTTGCGGGACAGAATTATGGATATAATGATTTCGCGGTTTACAGAACTCCGGGCGTTTGTGACCTAAAGGTTGAATTGATTGCTCACTCTTGTATTTCGCCCGGATTCCCGACCTACTATAGTGTTCAGGTGAGCAACACCGGTACCCAACCTGCTGGCGGACAGGTGCACCTCTTCTATGATCCGGCAGTAAGTTTAGATTATACCGCACCGGTTGCGGCATCGCATAATTCATCTACTCGAACCATTACTTGGAATCTACCCAATATCAATCCCGGACAATTTACAAACTTGTGGGCTACCTTCAAGGCCATTACTCCGCTTCAAATCGGACAGTTCGTTTTCACGCTTGCCGATGTAAATCCAAACTGTTCCGACATCAATTTTGTGAACAACATTGATACCGTGCAGCAGCTCGTTCGCACCAGTTGGGATCCAAACAACAAACTGGTCAATCCTATTGGCAAAGGGCCTCAAGGTTTGATTAATAATGGAGAAACATTAACCTATACCATCAATTTCCAAAACACCGGTAATACCCCGACGGTAAACGTGATTCTACGCGACCTCTTTACGAATGAGCTAGATATTTCTTCGATGGAAATGTTGGCTTCCAGCCATCCTTTCACTTTCCAGATGGAAGGCAATGAAGGAGTTTGGAAATTCAGCGGCATCATGTTGCCCGATAGCGGCACCAACCAAACGGCCAGTCACGGTTTTGTTATGTTTTCGATGAAGGCTAAAGCTGCTTTGCCTGAAGGAACAGAGATTTTCAATCATGCAGACATATACTTCGACTATAATGAATCGGTGATAACCGAATCAACGCTCAACACGATTGACTACAAAACTTCCGTAGAAGAACTGGCTGCAAACAACGTGAACATCACGCTCATGCCCAATCCCTTCCGCGAGTTCACTACGATCAAGATTGAAGGCGCTGATGCTCCTTACGAAATCAAAGTGTATGACCTTCTTGGCAACTTGGTCAATCGTCAAATCGCGGAACAGAACATCTTTACTATAAGAAGAGGTACGCTGGTTTCAGGTGTTTATTTATATGAAGTAGTGAAACAAAATCAGGTGATTGGCAAAGGCAAGATGATTGCTGCCGAATAA
- a CDS encoding PKD domain-containing protein, protein MKTLFISKTNSTMKTIKLFLLLVVSLCVSLSYATPPPACGVGAMFGYKFNPSNFVEFKDSSNVIQGWQILSYKWDLGNGQTSTVQNPSIFYSTPGNYNVCLIVAGKSTVAGTNITCSDTFCRTVTVTPCNTLYIGFQNLIQGGVVTFTSFVSTNAVAPVSYNWNFGDGTSSQDPNPVHTYIHSGTYNVCLAVEDANGCRAERCQQISVTIPNSVPCGLDAYFGKQSVASSNLSVQFIDSSKVAPGWLINHYQWTFGDGTSSTLQNPIHAYSTSGTYNVCLIISGENPSIPNAHCSDTICKSITTNCNSVSGNYTWIINGPSVAFQQNFSSNYPPMACFWNFGDGSATSSGPNPTHVYANPGTYNVCVYARDSSFCYFSVCHNIIIPFASCGNVNATFTISSTGLNGAVVLQSTTPGVPAGTLYQWWMDGQTLTNPNPNTSFTITNVARGITTFAFIFM, encoded by the coding sequence ATGAAAACATTATTTATTTCTAAAACCAACAGCACTATGAAAACGATTAAACTTTTTCTCCTCTTGGTGGTGTCGCTATGCGTTTCTTTAAGTTATGCCACTCCTCCTCCGGCATGTGGTGTTGGCGCAATGTTCGGCTACAAATTTAACCCCTCCAATTTTGTTGAGTTCAAGGATTCATCGAACGTGATTCAGGGATGGCAGATACTTAGCTACAAATGGGACTTAGGAAATGGTCAGACCTCTACTGTCCAAAATCCAAGTATCTTTTATTCCACTCCCGGCAACTATAATGTTTGCCTGATTGTCGCGGGCAAATCCACTGTAGCCGGCACTAACATAACTTGTTCGGACACATTCTGTAGAACGGTGACGGTCACACCATGTAACACACTTTATATCGGATTTCAAAACTTGATTCAGGGCGGCGTGGTGACCTTTACGTCTTTTGTCAGCACTAACGCAGTTGCTCCGGTAAGTTACAATTGGAATTTTGGAGATGGAACAAGTTCACAGGACCCCAACCCGGTTCATACCTATATTCACAGTGGAACCTATAATGTTTGCTTAGCTGTAGAAGATGCCAATGGTTGCAGGGCGGAAAGATGCCAGCAAATTTCGGTGACTATACCCAATTCGGTGCCTTGTGGATTAGATGCATATTTTGGGAAACAATCTGTTGCATCTAGCAACTTGTCGGTTCAGTTTATTGATTCATCCAAAGTGGCTCCGGGCTGGTTGATTAATCACTATCAATGGACATTTGGTGATGGAACATCTTCCACGCTTCAAAATCCTATCCATGCTTATTCAACTTCAGGAACCTATAATGTTTGCCTCATTATAAGTGGTGAAAACCCCTCTATACCTAATGCGCATTGCTCTGACACAATTTGTAAATCCATCACAACTAATTGCAATTCAGTATCCGGCAATTATACTTGGATAATCAACGGACCTTCCGTCGCTTTTCAGCAAAATTTTTCTTCTAACTATCCACCGATGGCGTGCTTTTGGAATTTTGGAGATGGTTCAGCAACTTCTAGTGGCCCCAACCCGACCCATGTCTATGCCAACCCCGGTACATACAACGTTTGCGTGTATGCTCGCGATAGTAGCTTTTGCTATTTCTCTGTCTGCCATAATATAATTATCCCCTTCGCTTCCTGCGGAAATGTTAATGCAACTTTTACCATTTCTTCAACCGGTTTAAATGGAGCAGTTGTTCTTCAGAGTACTACACCGGGAGTTCCAGCGGGCACCCTATACCAATGGTGGATGGACGGACAGACCTTAACAAATCCTAATCCAAATACGAGCTTCACAATTACGAACGTCGCTCGGGGAATCACAACTTTTGCCTTTATATTTATGTAG
- a CDS encoding T9SS type A sorting domain-containing protein, giving the protein MLYPRLHLRCLFLLAFAIPVCLPAYSADRGIGVTLVNYTLQHTANNEVTAGYTLSISARVKNFDTLPFSGILDFGLRNSHFDLTNQSIFGRPNYSGQQIQLDGGEEVPAIFSITIDPTFFIAPGPDVVVVWPISPEPVEDSILIHLTLLDTLTGMSDEQPGNHIAYTTLKDRIQLFNIGDQQMNFKQVRIFDLMGRQISNTALLINNEIPIPDLPRGIYLCELITLEGKSSIIKFVK; this is encoded by the coding sequence ATGCTGTATCCACGTCTTCATCTGCGTTGTTTATTTCTGTTAGCTTTTGCAATTCCCGTTTGCCTACCTGCTTATTCAGCAGATAGGGGAATTGGGGTAACCTTGGTAAATTATACCCTTCAGCATACCGCCAACAATGAGGTGACTGCCGGGTACACTTTAAGTATTAGTGCGCGCGTTAAAAATTTTGATACCCTTCCATTCTCCGGCATTTTAGATTTCGGCTTGCGCAATAGCCACTTTGACCTGACAAACCAGTCTATTTTTGGCAGACCAAACTATAGTGGTCAACAGATTCAATTAGATGGAGGAGAAGAAGTTCCGGCCATTTTCAGCATTACTATAGATCCTACCTTCTTCATTGCACCCGGCCCGGATGTGGTGGTGGTTTGGCCCATTAGTCCAGAGCCGGTGGAAGATTCTATTTTGATTCATCTCACCCTGCTAGATACCTTGACCGGGATGAGTGATGAGCAGCCCGGTAATCATATTGCATATACCACCCTTAAAGATCGAATCCAACTCTTTAACATCGGAGATCAGCAAATGAATTTTAAACAAGTAAGAATTTTCGACCTCATGGGGCGACAAATTTCTAATACTGCCCTGCTGATAAATAATGAAATACCTATCCCCGACCTTCCACGAGGTATCTATTTGTGCGAACTGATTACCCTCGAAGGGAAAAGCAGTATCATTAAGTTTGTGAAGTAG
- a CDS encoding transposase has product MRDLERKLTTEQLAEYASLFELFKKILAQKRGDQHKIYSLHEPHVQCMSKGKEHKKYEFGSKVSIARTRNSGVIVAALNIEKNVYDAHTLKPTLAQYQKLHNKVPRKAIVDLGYQGVRQVGATQIVQPRTPLIKQNAYQKQKRKEDLQRRAAIEPTIGHLKQNYRLGRNFYKGIVGDQINVMLAAAAYNFKRVINQVLKGDLTFLFDFLNRLFTFPVHPISLN; this is encoded by the coding sequence GTGCGGGACTTAGAGCGCAAACTCACCACAGAACAATTAGCGGAGTACGCATCCCTGTTTGAACTCTTCAAAAAAATATTGGCACAAAAGCGAGGCGACCAACACAAGATCTACAGTTTACATGAGCCGCATGTGCAATGTATGAGCAAAGGGAAAGAACATAAGAAATATGAGTTCGGAAGCAAAGTATCCATAGCCCGGACACGAAACAGCGGAGTGATTGTAGCAGCACTCAACATTGAAAAGAATGTGTATGACGCACACACGCTGAAACCCACTTTAGCACAATATCAAAAACTACACAACAAAGTTCCGCGAAAGGCCATAGTAGATTTAGGATACCAGGGAGTGAGACAAGTCGGCGCAACCCAAATCGTTCAGCCAAGAACACCGCTGATAAAACAAAACGCTTATCAGAAACAAAAGCGAAAAGAAGATTTACAACGAAGAGCAGCCATCGAACCCACTATTGGTCATTTGAAACAAAACTATCGGTTAGGAAGAAACTTTTACAAGGGAATAGTCGGAGACCAAATAAATGTGATGTTAGCAGCGGCAGCTTATAACTTCAAACGAGTCATCAATCAGGTTTTGAAAGGTGATCTTACTTTTTTGTTCGATTTTTTGAATCGCTTATTTACCTTCCCAGTGCACCCAATATCTTTGAATTGA
- a CDS encoding transposase has translation MKPKATNESQLSFYSSFEEQLNHQHPLYVLSNRINWKQFEDAFLKHYSDKMGRPGKPIRLMVGLLILKHVRNLSDESVVEQWSENVYYQYFCGEKSFANGSPCEASELVHFRHRIGAEGVELILKESIR, from the coding sequence ATGAAGCCGAAAGCCACGAACGAATCCCAACTCAGTTTCTACAGCAGCTTCGAAGAACAACTCAATCATCAGCATCCGTTGTATGTTCTTTCGAACCGTATCAACTGGAAACAGTTTGAAGACGCATTTCTCAAACATTACAGCGACAAGATGGGTCGTCCCGGCAAACCGATTCGCCTGATGGTGGGCTTGCTCATTCTAAAACACGTTCGCAATCTCAGTGATGAAAGCGTAGTGGAGCAATGGAGCGAGAATGTTTATTATCAATATTTCTGCGGAGAAAAGAGTTTTGCCAACGGTTCGCCCTGTGAAGCATCGGAGTTGGTTCACTTCCGCCACCGCATCGGAGCAGAAGGAGTAGAGTTGATTTTAAAAGAAAGTATCCGGTGA
- a CDS encoding PKD domain-containing protein yields the protein MNNPYNSATYENTGLAVNDQVQVILTSNALCSTTPTATSNILKAHPSVDTFFVSGGLCVPALMTLTGSQVGVQYQVQKDGFNIGAPIAGNGSPLNLGFRVDTGVYTVVATNPVTGCISNMTGALSVGICTATWTGTASTEWENPLNWNPQAFPDACGENAVIPAGTPFSPIISVTDIDIGSMDIAAGAVLTLQGKNLNVCGQHWAGGAGNDAAIVGSGTVYLNSAAWTQNVIGNTVFNILQINNNDGILFNAGADVAITNGLHLQHGGVDLSAGTLTLKSNASNHNSYIDDFTFGFDGTLTGNVRAERYIPTLGSNQHFMSSPVNSAPLSQLGASGPDGSYVTPYPTCDETKSNWGSAYGTTFVYNDGHMAASSCMLGNWMIKSAGNMDNGRGYSTYQMGNATRTLVGAANTGNINIGGLNNSGYPTVNTLQAQPIESGWNLVGNPYPSALDLTVDRTADGFGNQVQVWKTTGPFSGSWQPAVINGTSGTVVIAPFQAFMVRVTPGSLGNHTYRFYQSERIRSTSIQFFRTDAANALKLELNYANGGKDETRVEFNAEASTTFDDLYDANKPGSAPGVPTLYTHMNANMWYGINTLPSLTEVTTVPMGLRADMNGTMTITPQGIQSFDPTTYIFLEDKKTNTWHNLRNGSYTFTASKTDNQDRFVLHFTPPANILTTDATCSGSGQIEITQPGSANWNYTVTDVNSTTISSGTLNSGNPMTISANSGVYQLTLTDNNGYIVIKNIEIGGNQQITANFIANSQLVTTGEEISFQVTTTNAATQQWNFGDGATSTATTPTHSYATEGVYTVTLTVTSDGGCISTTTQSITVTGKAATSLNDLKNNPITIWSSNNRVYVDFGKQKKVEAEIELYNVIGQLISREKFGRSTIYSKEIPNIEAAYIIVRVNNDDKVTTKKVFIANAMK from the coding sequence ATGAACAACCCTTATAATTCAGCTACTTATGAGAATACCGGTTTGGCGGTTAATGACCAAGTGCAGGTAATATTAACTTCCAATGCCTTGTGTTCAACGACACCGACTGCTACGTCCAATATACTGAAGGCACATCCTTCGGTTGACACCTTCTTCGTCAGCGGTGGACTTTGTGTGCCGGCGCTGATGACCTTGACAGGATCTCAGGTGGGGGTACAATATCAGGTGCAGAAGGATGGATTTAATATTGGTGCGCCAATTGCTGGTAACGGATCTCCTTTGAATTTAGGATTCCGGGTAGATACTGGTGTCTATACCGTAGTAGCTACTAATCCGGTTACTGGATGTATTTCAAACATGACCGGAGCACTATCTGTGGGTATCTGTACAGCTACTTGGACAGGAACCGCCAGTACGGAATGGGAGAATCCATTAAACTGGAATCCTCAGGCTTTCCCGGATGCCTGTGGAGAAAATGCGGTGATTCCTGCGGGAACGCCGTTCTCGCCAATCATTAGTGTAACTGATATTGATATTGGAAGTATGGATATCGCAGCCGGCGCTGTTCTGACCCTTCAGGGTAAGAATCTGAATGTGTGTGGTCAACATTGGGCTGGTGGTGCCGGTAATGATGCTGCGATAGTAGGTAGCGGTACAGTTTACCTGAACAGTGCAGCGTGGACGCAGAACGTTATCGGGAATACCGTATTTAATATTCTCCAGATTAACAACAATGACGGAATACTCTTCAATGCTGGTGCAGATGTAGCTATTACTAACGGCTTACACTTACAGCATGGAGGCGTAGATCTGAGTGCGGGAACCTTAACCCTCAAGTCCAATGCGAGCAACCACAATTCATATATAGATGACTTTACGTTTGGCTTCGACGGAACCTTAACGGGCAATGTCCGTGCAGAACGGTACATTCCAACGTTGGGTTCTAACCAGCACTTCATGAGTTCACCGGTAAACAGTGCTCCGTTGAGCCAGTTGGGTGCCAGCGGCCCGGATGGCAGCTATGTGACACCATATCCTACCTGTGATGAAACTAAGAGTAACTGGGGATCTGCTTATGGCACCACGTTTGTGTACAACGACGGACACATGGCTGCGAGCAGTTGTATGTTGGGTAACTGGATGATCAAGAGTGCAGGCAACATGGATAATGGCCGCGGCTACTCGACTTATCAGATGGGTAACGCGACCCGGACATTAGTGGGCGCAGCCAATACAGGCAATATCAATATTGGCGGCCTGAACAACTCCGGCTATCCAACGGTTAATACCCTACAGGCACAGCCTATTGAGTCAGGTTGGAATTTAGTGGGTAACCCATATCCATCAGCATTAGATTTGACGGTGGATCGCACGGCAGACGGGTTCGGTAACCAAGTACAGGTATGGAAGACAACAGGACCTTTTTCTGGAAGTTGGCAACCGGCAGTAATCAATGGTACATCAGGCACAGTGGTCATTGCACCGTTCCAGGCCTTCATGGTACGAGTTACCCCGGGTTCTCTGGGCAACCATACCTATCGCTTTTATCAGAGTGAGCGGATTCGCTCAACGAGCATACAGTTCTTCCGAACAGATGCAGCAAACGCCTTGAAACTGGAGTTGAACTATGCCAACGGAGGCAAAGACGAAACAAGAGTTGAATTCAATGCAGAAGCAAGTACAACGTTTGACGACCTATACGATGCCAACAAGCCGGGCAGTGCTCCGGGTGTACCGACGCTCTATACCCACATGAACGCGAATATGTGGTATGGCATCAACACCTTGCCTAGCCTGACAGAAGTGACGACGGTACCGATGGGATTGAGAGCAGACATGAACGGCACGATGACCATCACGCCACAGGGCATCCAGAGCTTCGACCCGACGACGTATATCTTCTTAGAAGACAAGAAGACGAATACCTGGCATAACCTGCGCAACGGCAGCTATACGTTCACTGCAAGCAAAACAGATAATCAAGATCGTTTTGTATTGCACTTCACTCCGCCGGCTAACATCCTGACAACGGATGCTACCTGTAGCGGCAGCGGACAGATAGAAATCACGCAGCCGGGCAGTGCCAACTGGAACTACACGGTTACCGATGTCAACAGCACGACCATCTCTAGCGGCACATTGAACTCGGGCAACCCGATGACGATTAGCGCCAACAGCGGGGTGTATCAGTTGACCTTGACAGACAACAACGGCTATATAGTGATCAAGAACATTGAGATAGGCGGCAACCAGCAGATCACAGCGAACTTTATCGCTAACAGTCAGTTGGTAACTACCGGTGAAGAAATATCTTTCCAGGTGACGACTACCAATGCCGCAACGCAGCAATGGAACTTTGGCGACGGAGCGACCTCCACAGCAACAACTCCGACGCATAGCTATGCGACCGAAGGTGTTTACACAGTTACCTTGACCGTGACCAGCGACGGAGGCTGTATCTCGACGACGACGCAGAGCATCACAGTAACCGGCAAGGCAGCGACATCGCTCAACGACCTGAAGAACAACCCGATTACGATTTGGAGCAGCAACAACCGTGTCTATGTTGACTTCGGCAAACAGAAGAAAGTAGAAGCGGAGATAGAGTTGTACAATGTGATCGGCCAGTTAATCAGCCGCGAGAAGTTCGGGCGCTCCACGATTTACAGCAAGGAGATACCGAACATAGAAGCGGCCTACATCATTGTCCGAGTGAACAACGACGACAAGGTAACTACCAAGAAAGTCTTTATCGCCAATGCGATGAAGTAA